In the genome of Myxococcus guangdongensis, the window CCCCTTCGAGGCCGCCCGACTGGCGGTCTCCGAGCCCCTGACCACCACCTCCATCGCCGAGGGTGGGAACGGAGGCTTCCTGCGGGACGGCGCGCGGCTGCTCGTCGTGGTGGTGACGGACGAGGAGGACTGCAGCTCCACCGCGCGGCCGCCGCCGGTCATCGTCACGGACGACACGTCGGTGGACAAGTGCCACGAGGGCGCGGCGCTGCTGACGTCGGTGGAGGAGTATGCGGAGGCCTTCAAGAACCTGCGCGACTCCAAGGGCGGACGTCGGGAGGTGCTGTGGGCCACGGTGGGCCCGGTGGCGCTGAGCGACAAGCGGGCGGAGCTGATCCAGGACGTGACGCCGCAGGGCACGTACGTGCGCAACGCGGATTGTCCCACGTCCTATGGGCCGGGCTACCGGCATCGGGCGATGTCGGAGAAGTTCGACTCGACCTTCGACAACCTGGACTCCATCTGCCGGGACAACTACCGGGACACGCTCTTGCACATCGCGGAGCTGGCGGCGGTGGCGCAGAGCCTGGACGTGGTGAACCTGCCGGATCCGCGGCTGGCCCGGGTGGAGATCACCCGCGCCGGGGGCTCGGTGGAGAGCTGCTCGGTGGCCGCCGGGGACCTGAGCTACGAGCCGTCCGGAGCGGACCGCCCCGCGCGGATCTACTTCGGCGGCAGCTGCCTGCGCCGCGCGGATGACCAGAAGGTCGAGGTGAAGGTCATCTGCGCCGGCTAGGTCCGCCGGAGGGGTGACGCCCAGGGGCGCGAAAACCCTGGCGTCGCCCCGGTGGATCCAAGCCACCACGTCGTGTCGCCGTGCCCATCGCCGTGCGTCCTGTGCGGGCGCACGTCAGACCCGTGAGCATACTGAACCGTCGTGCAGGCGTGCGTTCGGTGTGTCGGGTCCTGGCGAGGAGGCGAGATGAGCGCGGTGGCGGAGCAGCGCAGTGGCGGCGCGGTGGTCGAGCAGCTTCGCGAGCGCATCCGCCAGTTGCAGGCGGCGCCGCGCAGCTACCTGGCGGTGTTGCGCACGGGGATGGAGGCGGTGGACGCGCTGCTGCCCTCGGGTGGCTTCCCGCTGGGGCAGGCGGTGGAGCTGTGCGGTGAGGCGGCCTCCGGGCGGACCAGCCTGGCGCTGAGCGCGGTGGCGTCCGCGCACAAGGAGGCGCGGCTGTGCGCGTGGGTGGATGGACCGCGCGAGCTGTATGCCCCGGCGGCGGCGGCGCAGGGCGTGGACTTGGAGCGGCTGCTCCTCGTCCGGCCCAAGGCGCCCGAGCAGCGGGTGTGGGCGGCGGTGCAGCTGGCCCGGAGCGGAGCCTTCGCGTGCGTGGTGCTCGACCTGACGCGAGGGGTGGGCGCCACGGGGAGGCCGCTCCGGGTGGGGCTGGCCGAGGCGCGCAAGCTGGCGGACGCGGCGGAGCGTGGCGGCGGGCTGCTGCTGTTGCTCACCTCGCCGGAGGCGCCGGCGGATGGGGTGACGCGGCTGCGGACGGAGTCCCAGGGGGCGGAGGGCTGGGCGGTGGAGGTGGTGCGCAGCAGGCGCGGCGGCACGGGGACGCGGGCGGTGTTGCCGTGGAGCGCGCTGTACCCGGAGCTGGGGCTCGAGGACGGGGGGCGGGTGCTGGACGTGGGGCCGGTGGACGCGGACGCGACGCCGGACTTCCTGCGGGAGACGCCGTGGGTGGCGCGCAATGGGCTGGGGCACCAGGGCCAGCGGTCCGGGCGGGATGGGGACGCGACGCCGAACTCCGCGCGGCAGGCTCGCCAGGGGCTGGGCCATCAGGGCGCGCGGGGCGGACGGGATGGGGTGATGCCCTCGCTGCGGGTGGCGTCGGGCTTGGTCTCGGCGGCGCACTGAGGGCGCCATGCGCAGGGCCTATCTGCATTTCACGCGCTTCCCGGTGCAGCGCAAGGTCATCGAGTGTCCGGAGCTGGCGGGCCGGCCCTTCGTGCTGGTGGAGGAGTCGCGCGGCCAGCGGCGGGTGGTGGCGGCGTCCACGTCCGCGTTGAAGGCCGGCGTTCGCCCCGGGGTGACGCTCACCGCGGCGACGGCGCTGGAGCCGGGGCTGCGGCACTTTCCCTATCGGCTGGAGGAAGAGAAGCGGGCGCTGGTGTCGCTGGGGGAGGCGCTCATGAGCCTGGGGCCGGGCTTCCAGCTCTCCCTGCCGGATGGGCTGTGGTTGGACGCGGGGGCGGCGCACCTGTCGGGAGGTGAGGCGGGGCTGTGCTCGCGGGCGTTGGCGTTGTGCGAGGGGCTGGGGTACCGGGCGCACGTGGTGGTGGCGTCGGAGGCGTTCACCTCGCGGGCGTTGGCGCGCTTCGGCTCGCGGCGGGTGGAGGTGGTGGCGCCGGGGGCGTCGGACCAGGCGCTGGCGCCGTTGCCGTTGGCGGCGTTGGAGGGGCGGGAGTCCGCGCCGTTCTCCGCGTTGGGGTTGAGCACGTTGGGGGAGGTGGCGGAGCTGCCGCCGGGGGCGGTGGCGGCGCGGGGTGGGGTGATGGGGGCCCGGGCGCATGCGTGGTGTGGCGGGAGGGATGAGACGCCCTTCGTGGCGGAGGTGTTGGACGAGGTGTTGGAGGAGCGGCGGGTGTTGGAGTGGCCGGCGGAGTCGTTCGAGCCGTTGGGCTTCGCGCTGAAGACGTTGCTGGACAGGTTGGGTGCGCGGCTGGTGGGGCGGGGGCGGGCGGCGGTGCGCGTCACCTTCACGTTGAAGCTGGACCCCACGGGGCAGCAGCGGGTGACGCTGTCGCTGGCGAGGCCCACGGCGGCGGCGAAGCTGTTGTTGGACCTGGCGCGGCATCGGCTGGAGGAGCTGCGGTTGGAGAACCCGGTGGCGGAGGTGTCCGCGCGGGTGGACGAGCACTCGGAGGACCGGGGGCAGCAGCTCTCGTTGGGGGACGCGCCGGAGGGGGACGCGGCGCTGGAGGTGGTGTTGTCGCGGTTGGCGACGACGCTGGGGGAGGAGTCGCTGTGTTCGGCGGGATTGGAGCCGGTGCATCGGCCGGAGGGAGCGCAGGGGACGCGGGCGTTCCGACCGCCGGAGGCCCGCAGGGGATGGGGGGAGGCGCTGACACCGGTGGAGCGGAGGGAGGGTGGGCCGCGGGAGCGGCCGTCACGACTGCTGGCGGAGCCGGCGTGGCTGGATGCTGAGCTGGGGGACACGGGACGGCTGCTCGCCGCGCGAGTGGGCGGACGGCGTCACCGGGTGACGGCGGTGACGGGCCCCGAGCGACTGGGCGGCGAGTGGTGGGCGGAGACGCCCTTCCAGCGCGACTACTACCGGGTGCACTTCGAGGGACTGGGGCCCGCCTGGGTTTTCCAGGACACGCGCGACGGCCGCTTCTACCTGCAGGGGCTGTTCGACTGAGCTATGGAGGGTGACCATGCGCGCCTTCACACTCCTCCTGCTGTCGCTGCTCGCCACCGCGTGTTCCGCGCCGCAGGTCCGGCCTCCGGGCGCCATCCGCAAGGTGGTCGTCGTGGTCGGCACGCGCGTGGATTCGCTGCCCGTGGCGACCTACCGCGAGGACATGCTGGGGGAAGGCAACCCGCGCTCCGTCCTCATCGGACAGACGCAAGCGGTGCTGCGTGAGCGCGGCTTCGAGGTGGTCGGCTCGCGCATCTCCGACGCTCCGTCCCCCTCCACCGGCGAGGTCGTCGCCCTCATCCGCGAGAACAAGGCCGAGGCCGCCGTCATCGTCGTGCTCAACTGGGTGGACGTGTCCTCCATCCGCGCCATGGGCCGCGCCGAGGTCTTCCTGGAGGCCGGCCTCGTCTCGCCGAACGGCGACCTGCTGTGGCGCAAGGACTCCCGCACCGTCTCGTCCATCAGCATGTA includes:
- a CDS encoding vWA domain-containing protein, yielding MKSRTRAPLLLLPALWVASCTSPVDEAGSTLPGKCQSESPVVAPQKTDILFVIDNSGSMAEEQAGIATELPAFIQGLREGGGVTQDFRVGVITTSVYRRVFTQGREFYSEYPRESGLLQKVPAADGSASEDRFVESSDPNLLERFRLLVKQGTGGSGQETPFEAARLAVSEPLTTTSIAEGGNGGFLRDGARLLVVVVTDEEDCSSTARPPPVIVTDDTSVDKCHEGAALLTSVEEYAEAFKNLRDSKGGRREVLWATVGPVALSDKRAELIQDVTPQGTYVRNADCPTSYGPGYRHRAMSEKFDSTFDNLDSICRDNYRDTLLHIAELAAVAQSLDVVNLPDPRLARVEITRAGGSVESCSVAAGDLSYEPSGADRPARIYFGGSCLRRADDQKVEVKVICAG
- a CDS encoding ImuA family protein, translating into MSAVAEQRSGGAVVEQLRERIRQLQAAPRSYLAVLRTGMEAVDALLPSGGFPLGQAVELCGEAASGRTSLALSAVASAHKEARLCAWVDGPRELYAPAAAAQGVDLERLLLVRPKAPEQRVWAAVQLARSGAFACVVLDLTRGVGATGRPLRVGLAEARKLADAAERGGGLLLLLTSPEAPADGVTRLRTESQGAEGWAVEVVRSRRGGTGTRAVLPWSALYPELGLEDGGRVLDVGPVDADATPDFLRETPWVARNGLGHQGQRSGRDGDATPNSARQARQGLGHQGARGGRDGVMPSLRVASGLVSAAH
- a CDS encoding Y-family DNA polymerase, whose translation is MRRAYLHFTRFPVQRKVIECPELAGRPFVLVEESRGQRRVVAASTSALKAGVRPGVTLTAATALEPGLRHFPYRLEEEKRALVSLGEALMSLGPGFQLSLPDGLWLDAGAAHLSGGEAGLCSRALALCEGLGYRAHVVVASEAFTSRALARFGSRRVEVVAPGASDQALAPLPLAALEGRESAPFSALGLSTLGEVAELPPGAVAARGGVMGARAHAWCGGRDETPFVAEVLDEVLEERRVLEWPAESFEPLGFALKTLLDRLGARLVGRGRAAVRVTFTLKLDPTGQQRVTLSLARPTAAAKLLLDLARHRLEELRLENPVAEVSARVDEHSEDRGQQLSLGDAPEGDAALEVVLSRLATTLGEESLCSAGLEPVHRPEGAQGTRAFRPPEARRGWGEALTPVERREGGPRERPSRLLAEPAWLDAELGDTGRLLAARVGGRRHRVTAVTGPERLGGEWWAETPFQRDYYRVHFEGLGPAWVFQDTRDGRFYLQGLFD